A single Cellulomonas sp. SLBN-39 DNA region contains:
- a CDS encoding FadR/GntR family transcriptional regulator encodes MIGPQRPPARVPLTHDVVEDVRRMVLDGTLRPGDRLPSEKDLAVHLGVSRGSLREGVRALAALGILQARHGDGTYVTELDATRLVAPLAFLGDMPGDRSDVLAVRRTLETEAAALAARHASPALLEQARASLDDMAGAFAEPVLDAARVAAADVAFHRTVAEASGNRVLAALVDALAAPRARERAWRDLHEDTATRVVGEHAAILDALTDADPDRARILMAAHLIGAERILAAHGAAPA; translated from the coding sequence GTGATCGGCCCTCAGCGACCCCCTGCGCGCGTCCCCCTCACGCACGACGTGGTCGAGGACGTGCGCCGCATGGTGCTCGACGGCACCCTGCGCCCGGGCGACCGCCTGCCCTCGGAGAAGGACCTGGCCGTGCACCTCGGCGTCTCGCGCGGCTCGCTGCGCGAGGGCGTGCGCGCGCTGGCCGCCCTCGGCATCCTCCAGGCCCGGCACGGCGACGGCACGTACGTCACCGAGCTCGACGCGACCCGGCTCGTCGCCCCCCTGGCCTTCCTCGGCGACATGCCGGGCGACCGCTCCGACGTGCTGGCCGTGCGCCGCACCCTGGAGACGGAGGCCGCCGCCCTGGCCGCCCGGCACGCGAGCCCCGCGCTCCTCGAGCAGGCCCGCGCGTCGTTGGACGACATGGCCGGCGCGTTCGCGGAGCCCGTCCTCGACGCCGCACGCGTCGCCGCCGCCGACGTCGCGTTCCACCGCACCGTCGCCGAGGCGTCCGGCAACCGGGTGCTCGCCGCGCTCGTCGACGCCCTCGCCGCACCACGGGCCCGCGAGCGCGCGTGGCGGGACCTGCACGAGGACACCGCGACCCGCGTCGTCGGCGAGCACGCGGCGATCCTCGACGCGCTGACCGACGCCGACCCGGACCGCGCCCGCATCCTCATGGCCGCGCACCTCATCGGTGCAGAGCGCATCCTCGCGGCCCACGGCGCCGCCCCGGCCTGA
- a CDS encoding amidohydrolase yields MPYDVVDSHLQVWDPEHVHYPWMDADHLPVTRRLGDVGHDLHEHRVDGVVLVQSADNPADTEHLLFQALCSPRVVGVVGWVPLAHADDASARLDAWRFEPVVGVAHHAAGSGGWLLRPDVSEGLTLLTERRLPLDLPRTTPRMLDEVARVAERHPKLTIVLGHLASPPLAARAAGDTATWDAWVAGVHRVAQAQHVVAKVAGLGRAAGPGWTAADVRPAVDVALEAFGAERLMLGSDWPAALDGHATWSQTWQELCATLDGLDPAAQARLRGGTAVDVYGLPPVPVTP; encoded by the coding sequence ATGCCGTACGACGTCGTGGACTCCCACCTGCAGGTGTGGGACCCCGAGCACGTCCACTACCCGTGGATGGACGCCGACCACCTCCCGGTGACTCGGCGCCTCGGCGACGTCGGGCACGACCTGCACGAGCACCGCGTGGACGGCGTGGTGCTCGTGCAGAGCGCCGACAACCCCGCCGACACCGAGCACCTGCTCTTCCAGGCGCTCTGCTCCCCGCGTGTCGTCGGCGTCGTCGGCTGGGTGCCCCTCGCGCACGCCGACGACGCCTCCGCCCGGCTCGACGCGTGGCGGTTCGAGCCCGTGGTCGGCGTCGCGCACCACGCGGCCGGGTCCGGCGGCTGGCTGCTGCGCCCCGACGTCTCCGAGGGGCTCACGCTGCTGACCGAGCGGCGCCTCCCCCTCGACCTGCCGCGCACCACGCCCCGGATGCTCGACGAGGTCGCCCGCGTCGCCGAGCGGCACCCCAAGCTCACGATCGTCCTCGGCCACCTCGCGTCCCCGCCGCTGGCCGCCCGCGCCGCCGGCGACACGGCCACGTGGGACGCCTGGGTGGCTGGCGTGCACCGCGTCGCGCAGGCCCAGCACGTCGTGGCCAAGGTCGCCGGTCTCGGCCGCGCCGCGGGGCCCGGCTGGACCGCGGCGGACGTGCGCCCCGCCGTCGACGTCGCTCTCGAGGCCTTCGGGGCCGAGCGCCTCATGCTCGGCAGCGACTGGCCCGCGGCTCTCGACGGCCACGCCACCTGGTCCCAGACCTGGCAGGAGCTGTGCGCGACGCTCGACGGCCTGGACCCGGCCGCGCAGGCCAGGCTCCGCGGGGGCACCGCCGTCGACGTGTACGGGCTGCCGCCCGTGCCGGTCACCCCGTGA
- a CDS encoding gamma-glutamyltransferase family protein yields MVASTHWLASAVGMRVLEAGGNAFDAAVAAGFTLSVVEPHLNGPGGDVPIIGHRARDGHTFVVCGQGTAPAAATLGAFGDLGVEEVPGTGHLAAVVPGAFGAWLDLLARYGTLPLADVLGPALGYARDGYPLLPSAARTIGTVAEMFAAHWPTSAAVYLPGGQPPAAGARFTNPDLARTFERLLAEAAAAGPDRDAQVEAARRAFYEGFVAEAVDTFVQTPVVDATGRAHAGLLRGEDLAGWRATEEPTVAADVLGVQVHKTAAWGQGPVLLQQLRVLEALDVAPLVRDAVALEASGGTDDGTGPVTRLVHLVTEVAALAFADREAHYGDAPDVPLDALLSREYAAERARLVGDDADATLRPGSPGGRAPVLPSRVLADRAGGGGVAASAGGLGEPTVSPAGLTPGDTCHVDVVDRWGNRVSATPSGGWLQSSPVVPGLGFALPTRAQMFWLEPGLPSSLVPGRRPRTTLSPAMVLGAGHGFAFGTPGGDQQDQWTVPFLLRHLLGGLDLQAAIDAPSWHSSAVQSSFAPRTHTPRGLVVEQRLGAGVLAGLAARGHAVQDAGPWSLGRISAAGVRADGLLVGAANPRGQQGYAVGR; encoded by the coding sequence ATGGTCGCCTCGACGCACTGGCTCGCCAGCGCCGTCGGGATGCGCGTCCTGGAGGCCGGCGGCAACGCGTTCGACGCGGCCGTGGCCGCCGGGTTCACGCTGAGCGTCGTCGAGCCCCACCTCAACGGTCCCGGCGGTGACGTGCCGATCATCGGGCACCGCGCGCGCGACGGGCACACGTTCGTCGTCTGCGGGCAGGGCACGGCGCCGGCGGCGGCGACCCTCGGCGCGTTCGGGGACCTGGGCGTCGAGGAGGTGCCGGGGACGGGCCACCTGGCCGCCGTCGTGCCGGGGGCGTTCGGCGCGTGGCTGGACCTGCTGGCCCGGTACGGCACGCTGCCGCTGGCCGACGTGCTGGGCCCGGCGCTGGGATACGCCCGGGACGGGTACCCGCTGCTGCCGTCGGCGGCCCGCACGATCGGGACCGTGGCGGAGATGTTCGCGGCGCACTGGCCGACGAGCGCGGCCGTGTACCTGCCCGGCGGGCAGCCGCCCGCGGCCGGCGCACGGTTCACCAACCCGGACCTGGCGCGCACGTTCGAGCGGCTCCTGGCCGAGGCCGCGGCGGCCGGGCCGGACCGGGACGCGCAGGTGGAGGCGGCCCGGCGCGCGTTCTACGAGGGCTTCGTGGCCGAGGCGGTCGACACGTTCGTGCAGACGCCGGTCGTCGACGCGACGGGCCGCGCGCACGCGGGCCTGCTGCGCGGCGAGGACCTGGCGGGGTGGCGGGCGACGGAGGAGCCCACGGTCGCGGCCGACGTCCTGGGCGTGCAGGTGCACAAGACCGCGGCGTGGGGCCAGGGCCCGGTGCTGCTCCAGCAGCTGCGGGTGCTCGAGGCGCTCGACGTGGCCCCGCTGGTGCGCGACGCGGTGGCGCTGGAGGCGTCGGGCGGCACGGACGACGGCACGGGGCCGGTGACCCGCCTCGTGCACCTGGTCACGGAGGTCGCGGCGCTCGCGTTCGCGGACCGCGAGGCCCACTACGGGGACGCCCCGGACGTCCCGCTCGACGCCCTGCTCTCGCGGGAGTACGCGGCCGAGCGGGCGCGGCTCGTCGGCGACGACGCGGACGCGACCCTGCGGCCGGGCTCCCCCGGCGGGCGGGCCCCTGTGCTGCCGTCGCGCGTGCTGGCGGACCGCGCGGGCGGCGGCGGGGTCGCGGCGTCCGCCGGCGGGCTGGGCGAGCCCACGGTCTCCCCCGCCGGGCTGACCCCCGGAGACACCTGCCACGTCGACGTCGTCGACCGCTGGGGCAACCGCGTCTCGGCCACCCCGTCGGGCGGGTGGCTGCAGTCCAGCCCGGTCGTGCCGGGCCTGGGGTTCGCGCTGCCGACGCGTGCGCAGATGTTCTGGCTGGAGCCCGGGCTGCCGTCGTCGCTGGTGCCGGGCCGGCGCCCGCGCACGACGCTGAGCCCGGCGATGGTGCTGGGCGCCGGGCACGGGTTCGCGTTCGGCACCCCGGGCGGCGACCAGCAGGACCAGTGGACGGTGCCGTTCCTGCTCCGGCACCTGCTGGGCGGGCTGGACCTGCAGGCCGCGATCGACGCACCGTCGTGGCACTCGTCGGCCGTGCAGTCCTCGTTCGCCCCGCGCACGCACACGCCGCGCGGGCTGGTGGTCGAGCAGCGCCTGGGCGCCGGGGTGCTGGCCGGGCTCGCCGCGCGCGGTCACGCCGTGCAGGACGCGGGGCCCTGGTCGCTGGGGCGGATCAGCGCGGCCGGGGTGCGCGCGGACGGTCTGCTCGTCGGGGCCGCGAACCCGCGCGGGCAGCAGGGGTACGCGGTCGGACGCTGA
- a CDS encoding ATP-binding protein, which translates to MTGPRGSWRTTTHAWASDVDEEHLADVRARADALAPDGALHLVLEVLAYADEEAAATGRRGQVEVVLDGSRVVVADDGRGTDTRVDEHGAVVRKPVMATQDVRFFDVDDAPLLPDGHPRRGMSVVSALSPALVHENWRTDGAWSQTYRHGVPDAALVPLTPRGGTGTTVTFRGVPGAPVDADALRALVGGFDHLDVTVLSASR; encoded by the coding sequence GTGACGGGACCCCGGGGCAGCTGGCGGACGACGACCCACGCGTGGGCGTCCGACGTGGACGAGGAGCACCTGGCCGACGTGCGCGCCCGCGCCGACGCGCTCGCGCCCGACGGCGCGCTGCACCTGGTGCTGGAGGTCCTCGCGTACGCCGACGAGGAGGCCGCGGCCACGGGGCGGCGCGGGCAGGTCGAGGTCGTCCTCGACGGCAGCCGGGTCGTGGTCGCCGACGACGGGCGCGGCACCGACACCCGCGTCGACGAGCACGGCGCGGTCGTCCGCAAGCCCGTCATGGCGACGCAGGACGTGCGGTTCTTCGACGTCGACGACGCCCCGCTGCTGCCCGACGGCCACCCGCGCCGCGGCATGTCCGTGGTGTCGGCACTGAGCCCCGCGCTGGTCCACGAGAACTGGCGCACCGACGGCGCCTGGTCGCAGACGTACCGCCATGGCGTCCCCGACGCCGCGCTCGTGCCGCTCACCCCGCGCGGCGGCACGGGCACCACCGTGACGTTCCGCGGCGTGCCCGGCGCACCGGTCGACGCCGACGCGCTGCGCGCCCTCGTCGGCGGGTTCGACCACCTCGACGTGACGGTCCTCAGCGCGTCACGCTGA
- a CDS encoding GNAT family N-acetyltransferase: MSGAVAPEPADASDLDAILALRGSLEDWMAQTGLVQWPRGSLPRERVAAQLAGGEWWVVRDPEIGVAGSLRLLRTDPDFWGDDATPAVYVHGLMVDRRRAGTGLGRALLDWAQDQARAAGVDVLRLDCRTSNPALRAYYEGYGFTAVGVRDFPTFSATLLQMPVGGRPASA, translated from the coding sequence GTGAGCGGGGCCGTCGCGCCCGAGCCCGCGGACGCGTCGGACCTCGACGCGATCCTCGCGCTGCGCGGGTCGCTCGAGGACTGGATGGCGCAGACCGGGCTGGTGCAGTGGCCGCGCGGGTCGCTGCCGCGCGAGCGGGTCGCCGCGCAGCTCGCGGGCGGCGAGTGGTGGGTCGTGCGGGACCCAGAGATCGGCGTCGCGGGGTCGCTGCGGCTGCTGCGCACCGACCCGGACTTCTGGGGCGACGACGCGACGCCCGCGGTGTACGTGCACGGGCTGATGGTCGACCGCCGCCGGGCGGGCACCGGGCTGGGGCGGGCGCTGCTCGACTGGGCCCAGGACCAGGCCCGTGCGGCGGGCGTCGACGTCCTGCGCCTGGACTGCCGCACCAGCAACCCCGCGCTGCGCGCGTACTACGAGGGGTACGGCTTCACGGCGGTGGGCGTGCGGGACTTCCCGACCTTCAGCGCGACGCTGCTGCAGATGCCCGTCGGCGGGCGGCCGGCGTCAGCGTGA
- a CDS encoding tRNA (cytidine(34)-2'-O)-methyltransferase — protein sequence MLHVVFFEPRIPGNTGSAIRLCAGTGATLHLVEPLGFDMSEAKLRRAGLDYHDLAHVVVHPDLEHALDALPDARLLAFTTQATRWHTDVDWRDGDALLFGPEPTGLPAEVLAHPRVTDQVRIPMLPGRRSMNLSNAAAVATYEAWRVLGFPGGS from the coding sequence GTGCTGCACGTCGTCTTCTTCGAGCCCCGCATCCCCGGCAACACCGGGAGCGCGATCCGCCTGTGCGCCGGCACCGGTGCGACCCTGCACCTCGTCGAGCCCCTCGGCTTCGACATGTCCGAGGCCAAGCTGCGCCGCGCCGGGCTGGACTACCACGACCTCGCGCACGTGGTCGTCCACCCCGACCTGGAGCACGCGCTCGACGCCCTGCCGGACGCCCGCCTCCTGGCGTTCACCACGCAGGCCACGCGTTGGCACACCGACGTCGACTGGCGCGACGGCGACGCGCTGCTCTTCGGCCCCGAGCCCACCGGCCTGCCCGCCGAGGTCCTCGCGCACCCGCGCGTGACCGACCAGGTCCGCATCCCCATGCTCCCGGGCCGCCGCTCCATGAACCTGTCGAACGCCGCGGCGGTCGCCACCTACGAGGCCTGGCGCGTCCTGGGCTTCCCCGGCGGGAGCTGA
- a CDS encoding glycoside hydrolase N-terminal domain-containing protein, translating to MTSPSPPAALPASDRPRLLLRLGAPAEEWTDAFPVGNGRLGAMCFGGTRTDRLQVNDDTCWSGAPGDPDLAPAAAPEGPQAVLADARRLLGAGDVPGAEAQLRRLQSGFSQAYQPLVDLLLTDPSAVDSPGTNPQVDGVVAPGADLGTAAGYRRELDLDDGLMRTAWTRADGTRLRQTVLASHPDQVLVAERVADDGTLDLDVGIAAAHPWVRALAPARDGAAAPGTVAADGAVHLVGLVRMPTRVWPDYSGVAEPVERGDGPSVLASVALAVRADGGEVRVDVRPDGPVVVVRGAARVRVLLASATDHDVATGSLHGDADRVVAEATATLAAAAIRADLHDRHVADHRALMGRVHLDLGGDAPDLPLDARLVRHAHGEPDPGLAVLAFQLGRYLTIAGSRPGTLPMNLQGIWNPWHQPPWNANYTTNINVEMNAWPALVGDLAECHEPLLDWLHRLAAAGRRTARQLYGARGWVAHHNSDAWGFSAPTGLGEDSPSWSCWPFGGVWLATHVADHHDWTGDAAALRRHWPVLRDAAVFLLDWLVERPDGTLGTAPSTSPEHQYLLPDGTPVSVGTSTTADLAMARDLLDHLLRLAPVVGEDDADLLARAADARDRLPAERVLPDGRLAEWSADVPDAEHDHRHQSHLFRVYPGTAIDPDTAPALADAARATLDARGPDSTGWSLAWRLALRARLRDADGVAAHLAAFLHPVDADPADLPPTPLGVEPTHRGGVYRSLLCAHPPFQIDGNLGVTAGIAEALVQAHRVGPDGAREVHLLPALPAAWPTGRVQGLRLRGGLHVVDLRWRDGRVEHVELTARRECVVVVKNGPGPACDERLLIAQREVRLENALRRPR from the coding sequence GTGACGTCCCCGTCCCCGCCCGCTGCCCTGCCCGCGTCGGACCGCCCGCGGCTGCTGCTGCGGCTCGGCGCACCCGCCGAGGAGTGGACCGACGCGTTCCCCGTCGGCAACGGGCGCCTCGGGGCGATGTGCTTCGGCGGCACGCGTACCGACCGGCTGCAGGTGAACGACGACACGTGCTGGTCGGGGGCGCCCGGCGACCCCGACCTCGCACCCGCGGCGGCGCCCGAGGGGCCGCAGGCCGTGCTCGCGGACGCACGCCGGCTCCTCGGTGCCGGCGACGTCCCGGGCGCGGAAGCCCAGCTGCGGCGGCTGCAGAGCGGGTTCAGCCAGGCGTACCAGCCGCTCGTCGACCTCCTGCTGACCGACCCGTCAGCCGTCGACTCGCCAGGGACGAACCCGCAGGTGGACGGGGTTGTGGCCCCCGGTGCGGACCTCGGGACCGCGGCGGGGTACCGGCGCGAGCTCGACCTCGACGACGGCCTCATGCGCACCGCGTGGACCCGTGCCGACGGCACCCGGCTGCGCCAGACGGTGCTCGCCTCGCACCCCGACCAGGTCCTCGTGGCCGAACGCGTCGCGGACGACGGCACCCTCGACCTCGACGTCGGCATCGCCGCCGCCCACCCCTGGGTCCGCGCCCTCGCGCCTGCCCGCGACGGCGCGGCGGCGCCCGGAACCGTGGCGGCCGACGGCGCCGTGCACCTCGTCGGCCTCGTGCGGATGCCCACGCGCGTGTGGCCGGACTACTCGGGGGTCGCCGAGCCCGTCGAGCGGGGCGACGGCCCGTCCGTGCTGGCGTCCGTGGCGCTCGCGGTGCGCGCCGACGGCGGCGAGGTCCGGGTGGACGTGCGCCCCGACGGTCCGGTGGTCGTCGTGCGCGGGGCCGCCCGCGTCCGGGTGCTCCTCGCGTCCGCCACGGACCACGACGTGGCGACCGGGAGCCTGCACGGCGACGCGGACCGGGTCGTCGCCGAGGCGACGGCCACGCTCGCCGCGGCGGCCATCCGGGCCGACCTGCACGACCGCCACGTCGCGGACCACCGCGCCCTCATGGGCCGCGTGCACCTCGACCTCGGCGGGGACGCCCCCGACCTGCCCCTCGACGCCCGCCTGGTCCGGCACGCCCACGGCGAGCCCGATCCCGGTCTGGCCGTGCTCGCGTTCCAGCTCGGCCGGTACCTGACGATCGCCGGCTCGCGCCCGGGCACGCTGCCCATGAACCTGCAGGGCATCTGGAACCCCTGGCACCAGCCGCCGTGGAACGCGAACTACACGACCAACATCAACGTCGAGATGAACGCCTGGCCGGCGCTCGTCGGCGATCTCGCGGAGTGCCACGAGCCCCTGCTCGACTGGCTCCACCGCCTGGCCGCCGCGGGCCGGCGCACCGCCCGCCAGCTGTACGGGGCGCGCGGCTGGGTCGCCCACCACAACAGCGACGCCTGGGGCTTCTCCGCGCCCACGGGGCTGGGGGAGGACTCGCCGAGCTGGTCGTGCTGGCCCTTCGGCGGGGTCTGGCTGGCCACCCACGTCGCCGACCACCACGACTGGACCGGCGACGCCGCCGCCCTGCGCCGGCACTGGCCGGTGCTGCGCGACGCCGCCGTGTTCCTGCTCGACTGGCTGGTCGAGCGGCCCGACGGCACGCTCGGCACGGCGCCGTCGACGAGCCCCGAGCACCAGTACCTGCTGCCCGACGGCACCCCCGTCAGCGTCGGCACGTCGACCACGGCGGACCTCGCCATGGCCCGCGACCTGCTCGACCACCTGCTGCGCCTCGCGCCCGTCGTGGGCGAGGACGACGCCGACCTCCTGGCGCGCGCCGCCGACGCGCGCGACCGGCTGCCCGCCGAGCGCGTCCTGCCCGACGGCCGGCTGGCGGAGTGGTCGGCGGACGTCCCCGACGCGGAGCACGACCACCGCCACCAGTCGCACCTGTTCCGCGTCTACCCCGGCACGGCGATCGACCCGGACACGGCCCCCGCGCTCGCGGACGCGGCCCGGGCGACGCTCGACGCGCGCGGCCCGGACTCCACCGGCTGGTCGCTGGCGTGGCGGCTGGCGCTGCGCGCGCGGCTGCGGGACGCGGACGGCGTGGCCGCGCACCTGGCGGCGTTCCTGCACCCGGTCGACGCGGACCCGGCGGACCTGCCGCCGACGCCGCTGGGTGTGGAGCCCACGCACCGCGGCGGGGTGTACCGGTCGCTGCTGTGCGCGCACCCGCCGTTCCAGATCGACGGCAACCTCGGCGTCACCGCCGGCATCGCGGAGGCGCTCGTGCAGGCGCACCGCGTCGGCCCCGACGGTGCGCGCGAGGTGCACCTGCTGCCCGCGCTGCCCGCCGCCTGGCCGACCGGCCGCGTCCAGGGTCTGCGTCTGCGGGGCGGCCTGCACGTGGTCGACCTGCGCTGGCGCGACGGCCGCGTCGAGCACGTCGAGCTGACCGCGCGTCGCGAATGCGTAGTGGTCGTCAAGAATGGCCCGGGCCCAGCTTGCGACGAGCGGCTACTAATCGCACAACGAGAGGTGCGGCTCGAAAATGCGTTGCGCCGACCGAGATGA
- a CDS encoding RNA-binding domain-containing protein: MHDDIANAISQKNAPIAIRLLLGGNPPRPRLGRGTENDLWDFKADCPSQLHDERTENAWAHIAADVLAFHNNRGGLLIFGLDDSHNFVGATRILDSKKFNDRIRRYVGDTLWVDYYREYIQPDQKYLGVALIPPRGPSVARFKASAPSIGGKRHFERGGSSLREHDSTMILSPNAADRFARDQAAPVYGEKYSVDEPFFRVLAPEYLHFLERPDIGNRIEKSLRDPRISVTSLIGVGGMGKTALATWAANRAYASGDFSFIVSTTAKDRELSASGILGLSAPLTSFEDLLDQICDVLGFPEEKENSTQARESVIRSVISESNGLLFVDNLETIDDKRLISFLDDLPLGVRALVTSRRNSVRTAARPIDIPALTDKELVGFVRLLATEQAFKHAAAMSDAQAVEFGRAWDGIPLALRWALSRTKSVAELVQQASISTGQRLHGDQLLEFSFRRVFERLTPAERAVLETLAILEQPLPTEAVVAGAGVADDRALDAVEELVDDGLAQRVFDSDRNDFCFTILPITRAFVRHDFQKHPGASRAAQRRLSSWFEATDIENEEQRLLVREVRAGKNSDDTALVDLAIAAERRGDYDGAEKLYQQARARNPRSWRAARVSAEFYRHCRRDHLQALALYEVAGSNAPKQGSERAVIYREWGILLRDSGRPDAVSSAEEKLLVSHEENPSDPIARHALATCYDRRGAYRLVIELLEPVRETSNSKTREKSLPLLLKAYQKANEPIKEAELRRALSTR; this comes from the coding sequence GTGCACGATGACATAGCGAACGCGATTAGCCAAAAGAATGCACCGATTGCAATACGGTTGCTGTTGGGCGGAAATCCTCCACGACCGAGGCTTGGTCGTGGCACGGAGAATGATCTCTGGGATTTTAAGGCAGACTGCCCATCCCAGTTGCACGATGAGCGAACGGAAAACGCGTGGGCGCACATTGCGGCGGACGTTCTTGCATTCCACAATAATCGCGGGGGGCTGCTCATATTTGGCCTCGACGACAGTCACAACTTTGTCGGTGCGACTCGCATACTGGACAGCAAGAAGTTTAACGACAGGATTCGCCGCTACGTGGGCGACACGCTCTGGGTTGACTACTATCGGGAATATATTCAGCCTGACCAAAAATACCTAGGGGTCGCACTAATTCCGCCGCGAGGTCCATCCGTCGCCCGCTTCAAGGCGAGTGCCCCAAGTATCGGCGGTAAACGACACTTCGAGCGCGGGGGCTCTTCCCTCCGCGAGCACGACAGCACAATGATCCTCTCGCCGAACGCCGCCGATCGTTTCGCGCGCGATCAGGCCGCACCCGTGTACGGCGAAAAGTACTCCGTCGATGAGCCCTTCTTTCGCGTACTCGCGCCAGAGTATCTTCACTTTCTCGAGCGCCCCGACATTGGGAATCGGATCGAGAAGAGTCTGCGCGATCCACGCATATCGGTGACTTCCCTAATTGGGGTTGGGGGGATGGGGAAGACCGCTTTAGCAACCTGGGCCGCCAACCGCGCGTATGCAAGTGGTGACTTCTCGTTCATTGTCTCGACGACCGCAAAGGATCGAGAACTCAGCGCGTCAGGCATCCTCGGCCTGTCAGCTCCTCTAACGAGTTTTGAGGACCTCCTAGACCAAATTTGCGACGTCCTCGGCTTTCCCGAAGAGAAAGAGAATTCGACCCAGGCCAGGGAATCGGTCATTAGATCCGTCATCTCTGAGTCAAATGGCCTACTCTTCGTGGACAATCTTGAGACTATCGACGACAAGAGACTCATCTCGTTCCTTGATGATCTTCCGCTCGGCGTCCGCGCTCTCGTGACGAGCAGAAGAAACAGCGTAAGGACAGCAGCGCGCCCCATTGACATCCCTGCACTGACCGACAAGGAACTCGTAGGATTCGTTCGGCTATTGGCTACGGAGCAGGCCTTCAAGCACGCGGCCGCGATGTCCGACGCGCAGGCCGTTGAGTTCGGGCGTGCGTGGGATGGGATCCCTCTCGCTCTCAGGTGGGCCCTCTCGCGGACAAAAAGCGTCGCGGAGCTTGTGCAGCAGGCGTCCATTTCAACGGGTCAGCGTCTACATGGAGACCAGTTGCTGGAGTTCAGTTTCCGTCGCGTCTTCGAGCGGCTGACTCCTGCAGAACGCGCGGTCCTCGAGACTCTCGCTATTCTTGAGCAACCGCTACCTACCGAGGCCGTGGTGGCGGGGGCGGGCGTGGCAGACGATCGCGCACTTGATGCTGTGGAAGAACTGGTGGACGATGGGCTCGCGCAACGAGTATTCGACTCGGACAGGAATGACTTCTGCTTCACGATCCTACCGATAACACGCGCCTTTGTTCGTCATGACTTTCAGAAACATCCCGGGGCCTCGCGCGCTGCTCAGCGACGACTCTCTAGCTGGTTTGAAGCCACTGATATCGAAAACGAGGAACAGCGCCTACTTGTTCGCGAGGTTCGAGCCGGAAAGAACTCTGACGACACGGCGCTGGTCGACCTCGCGATCGCTGCTGAACGAAGAGGAGACTACGACGGGGCGGAGAAACTCTACCAACAGGCACGGGCTCGAAATCCGCGGAGCTGGCGAGCAGCGCGCGTCAGCGCAGAGTTCTACCGGCACTGCCGCAGGGACCATTTGCAGGCGCTAGCGCTATACGAGGTCGCGGGCTCGAATGCGCCCAAGCAAGGAAGCGAGCGGGCAGTCATATACCGCGAATGGGGAATACTCTTGCGAGATAGCGGACGACCCGACGCCGTCTCATCCGCGGAAGAGAAACTCCTCGTGTCTCACGAAGAAAACCCTTCCGATCCTATAGCCAGGCATGCACTGGCCACGTGCTACGACAGGAGGGGCGCATACCGCCTCGTGATCGAACTTCTTGAGCCGGTAAGGGAGACAAGCAACTCAAAGACCCGGGAGAAGTCGCTACCTCTCTTGCTGAAGGCGTACCAAAAGGCGAACGAACCCATCAAGGAAGCGGAACTGCGACGCGCGCTGAGCACAAGATAG
- a CDS encoding NAD(P)-dependent alcohol dehydrogenase, with the protein MPTTVTAYAAPAADQPLVRTTIERRDVGPHDVRIEIRYAGICHSDIHTARGDWGPVAYPLVVGHEIAGVVVEVGAEVTRHAVGDRVGVGCMVNSCRECAQCQAGNEQYCLNGMTGTYAAVDRDGSTTQGGYSQQVVVVEDFVVRIPDALELDVAAPLLCAGITTYSPLRHWGAGPGTKVAVVGMGGLGHMAVKLAHAMGAEVTVLSQSLKKQEDGLRLGADHYHATSDPDTFAALRGSFDLIINTVSAVVDLDAYLSLLAVDGTLVNVGAPAEPLPVQVFSLIPARRSFAGSSIGSIAETQEMLDFCAEHGLGADVEVIGADQVNEAWERVLASDVRYRFVIDTSTLA; encoded by the coding sequence ATGCCCACCACCGTCACCGCGTACGCCGCCCCCGCCGCCGACCAGCCGCTGGTCCGCACCACGATCGAGCGCCGCGACGTCGGCCCGCACGACGTGCGCATCGAGATCCGCTACGCGGGCATCTGCCACTCCGACATCCACACCGCCCGCGGCGACTGGGGACCCGTCGCGTACCCGCTGGTCGTCGGCCACGAGATCGCCGGCGTCGTCGTCGAGGTCGGCGCCGAGGTCACCCGGCACGCCGTGGGCGACCGCGTCGGCGTGGGCTGCATGGTCAACTCCTGCCGGGAGTGCGCGCAGTGCCAGGCCGGCAACGAGCAGTACTGCCTGAACGGCATGACCGGCACCTACGCCGCCGTCGACCGCGACGGCAGCACCACCCAGGGCGGCTACTCCCAGCAGGTCGTCGTGGTCGAGGACTTCGTCGTGCGGATCCCCGACGCCCTCGAGCTCGACGTCGCCGCGCCGCTGCTGTGCGCCGGCATCACCACGTACTCCCCGCTGCGGCACTGGGGTGCCGGCCCGGGCACGAAGGTCGCGGTCGTCGGCATGGGCGGGCTCGGGCACATGGCCGTCAAGCTCGCGCACGCCATGGGCGCGGAGGTCACGGTGCTGTCGCAGTCGCTGAAGAAGCAGGAGGACGGCCTGCGCCTGGGCGCCGACCACTACCACGCGACGTCGGACCCCGACACGTTCGCGGCGCTGCGCGGCTCGTTCGACCTCATCATCAACACCGTCAGCGCCGTCGTGGACCTCGACGCGTACCTGTCGCTCCTGGCCGTCGACGGCACGCTCGTCAACGTCGGCGCGCCCGCCGAGCCGCTGCCCGTCCAGGTGTTCTCGCTGATCCCGGCCCGCCGGTCGTTCGCCGGGTCGTCGATCGGCTCGATCGCCGAGACGCAGGAGATGCTCGACTTCTGCGCCGAGCACGGCCTGGGCGCGGACGTCGAGGTCATCGGTGCCGACCAGGTGAACGAGGCGTGGGAGCGGGTGCTCGCGTCCGACGTGCGCTACCGCTTCGTGATCGACACCTCGACGCTGGCCTGA